A window of Candidatus Binataceae bacterium genomic DNA:
CACGACTCGACGCTTGCGCAAGAAATTCCAGCGAAAGCCTCGTTTTCCCGACTCCCGGCCCCCCGCCCACAAGCACGAATGAACCGTGACCGAGGAGTGCACTTTCCGCCGCGTTCCAGAGTCGCGACAGTTCCGCTTCCCGCCCCACAATTTCTGTCCGGTTCCTCGCTGACGCCGCTGCGATCGGCGGGCGGAGGGAGTCCAGACTCCGGACACCCGAGACGGCAAGGTGGGCGATTGCGGGATCCGGGTTGCTCGCACGATGCTGCGTGCTGGATGCGCCGAACTCCCAGACAAGTGGTATGGCAGGATCCGGATAGTAGGCACAAAAGATGCCTGTGCTGATACGGCGCAAGAGAACGGCGCCTAATTCGTGGTGATTCTCTTCGATCCGATCCAGCGCCGATTTGATTGCGTGAGTTACGCTCTGGCGAGCGCGTTCAGAGGCAGAAGCCGCCTTACGGTTGCGGCCCCCAAGACCGACCGCACGCGAGAGCTCGGCAGTGAGCGCCTCGATTTCCGACTCGGCCTGCTCGGCTCGCGCCACATTTCCGAGACTCTTGGCCTCCTTGAGCTCGTCGCGGAGTTCCTCCAGGCGGCGTCGGTACTGCGCCTTTGCTTGATCATCGAGCATTTCACCCGCATCGCCTAGGTCTCCCGTGTGAAGTCCGGCGGCTGCGAGTGCGTCTTCCCCGCGAGGGAGCGAGGAGCCTGGTCGAACCGAAGTATCATCGGAATCGCCGCCGATCCCGTGAATCAGATCTTGGGCGTGAAACTCCCTGCCCGGAAAACGAAGCAGCTGCGCGAGATACGACAGTCCCTTGCTATGCCTGAGAGTAAAGGAATCGTTCTCGAATCCAACCCGCCAGAAGTCGCCTTCCTTGGAAAAGACTCCGTGACGTTGCACTGCGGTGCCTTCGGGTCCGCGAGTGGAGGCTACCGAGGCGTGGGAGATTTCATCTTTGCTTGCCATCTTGCAGCGAATGCATCGTGGCGAACTCTGCAACTCAATCGCGACCAACAACATCAGGGAGATCTCGAAAAAGCCCCACTCGTAGTCGCGCGGGCCGGCTATGCGAGAATTCTCCGATGATGCCCTGCATGTGTCCAGAAGATGTCGCTGTCTCGGCGCTGCCGTCGACGAAAGACTACTGATTCAATTGAGTTTCCTCCGATCTACATCGAGCGCAGAGATGCGGGAGGCCAGGGTGGTCGGTTTCATACCGAGTAATTCTGCGGCACCACCGGGCCCTGAGACTTTCCCGTTGGTCTGCTTCAAGGCGTTTATGATGGCTTCCCGTTCCTGCCGCTTTAATTCGTCTCGTGTGGGGAGCGAGGCTTTCGTTAGCGGCTTCTCTTGCCCTTCGGTAGGCTTGCTCGTACGCGCAGAGGGGAGATCGAAGGTCAGCGGTCCTTCGCTCCACAGAATGATGGCGCGCTCTATCGTGTTCTGAAGCTCACGCACATTGCCAGGCCAATCATAAGAGGCAAGCTGATCCAGTGCCGTCTTAGTGAGTTGTGGTTCAGGGCGATTCATCCGCCGCGTGCTTTGACGGATGAAATGGGCCGCGAGCCGCCCAATGTCCTTGAGGCGATCTCTTAACGGCGGGACTTCGATGGGAAACACGCTCAAACGATAGAAAAGGTCTCGGCGAAACCGAGCCTCGTCGACTTCCTTCTTCAGGTCCCGATTGGATGCGGCGATGACTCGCACATTAACCTTTCGCGTACGCGTATCGCCCACTCGCTCCAATTCCTGCTCCTGCAACACCCGAAGCAGTTTGGCCTGCATCGCGAGCGGTACTTCACCGATTTCGTCCAGGAACAGCGTGCCCCCATTCGCAAGTTCAAAACGTCCCGGCTTGTCCTTGAGCGCACCGGTGAACGCACCTTTCACGTGCCCGAAGAACTCGCTCTCAAAAAGACCTTCGGGTACCGCGCTGCAGTTCAATTTGACCAGCGGGTGCTCGCTTCTTGCGCTGCGCTCGTGGATGGCACGCGCGACGAGCTCCTTTCCCGTGCCACTCTCTCCTGTGATCAGAACCGTAGCATCGGTTGGTGCAACTAAACCGACCTGCTCCGTGACTTTTTTCAGGCCAGAACTTCCCCCGACGATGTCGCCAAAGTTCTGTTCTGCGCGGATCTCGTCGAGCAGGTAGGTGTTCTGCGCCTCGAGCCGCGCCTTCTCTTGCTCCATCAAGACCCGTTCGGTGATGTCCATGAACATGCTGCGTGTATAGGTGCCGGTCGGCTCCGGCTTGCACCACCATCGGACCCACAATGGTCTGCCATCGTCCCTCCGCCGCAATTCGAGGACCACTCCCTTTTCGTCGGTTCCGCTGGCCAGCAACGGGAGCGCCTCGTGCAGGCGACGTTGAGCCTCTGGCGTATCAGGGAAAAACGAGGTCCCGAGCAAACCCACTATCTCATCGGGCTTGACGCCGAGGATCTCCATCGCCGTGTGATTGGCTCGAAGAATGCGCGTGTCGACAGCCTGATGGACGTAGGCGATGGGGGCTTCCTCAAACAGATCGCGGAATTGTTCCTCGCTAAAAGCCAGTCGTTGGTTCGACTCGCGGAGAGCCGACTCTATTCGCAATCGTTCGACCTCGGCGCGCACGCGCGCCGCGAAGATCCGCATCACGTCAATGCCGCGCGGACCATCAGGCATCGGCTTATCGTCAAAAATCGCGACGTGACCAAAAACGCGGCCCCGCGCATCTAGTACGGGCACCCCGGAATAGCTCTGCGCACCCCAGCGCTGAACCAAACCATCGTTGGGAAAGCGTGCACGCAAATCATCAGAGTAGTGAGCGACTTCTCCGTGGAGCACGCTCTCGCATGGCGTTCCCTTGAGCGGAAGTTCGCCGTTGCTCCCGAAGTGATCACGCTCCCACATGGCAAGTATCTTGAAACGTGTGCCGTCATCGGAAAGCCGGGTGACAAAGGCGTATCCCACCTCCAACGCCTGGGCGAGACTGCGAGCCAGCGATGAGAAGAAACGGTCGCCGATTTCAGCCTCGACCCCCTCGGCGATCGTTCGCTGGACGCGTTCGAGCCGGGCGACGTCCTGCGCGTAAAGCCGCAGTTCCATCTGATTCGTGGCGAGTGCGGCCAAAGCCCTGAGCATCTCTGCCTCGCCCGCTGCCAATTCGCGCGGCTTCTGGTCGAGGACCCACACGGTTCCAAGATTGAAGCCATCGAGGCTGCGCAGCGGAGCAGCCGCATAGAAACGGATGCCGAGATCCAAAACGAACGAGTGACCGAGCGCGCGCTCGTCGTGCGCAGCGTCGTTCAGGTAATAAACCCCTTGCGAGAGCATTGCTGAGGAACATAACCCGGCATCGCGCGCTGTCTGGTCGAAGTCAATGCCGACTCTCGACTTGAACCATACGCGGTCTTCGTCGACCAGGCTCACGCCGGCCATCGGCACGTGGAAGAAATTTGCCGCCATTTCGGCGATGCGATCGAAAGCCGGCTCGGGTGGGGTGTCGAGGATCTGGTACCGTCGGAGCGCACGCAAGCGCTCGGCCTCGTTCTTGAGGGGCTCGATTGTCATGACCTCAAGGCCGACCAGGTGCCCATTTCTGTGGCGGGCACTTGGCCATCATCAACCAGTATCTCTTTCGGCGCTGTGCAGTTGTCCTCCAGATGTTCTTCCTTTGCCTGGCGTCGGGCAAACGCGCATGGCACGAAATATGTTCCTTTGAGGTAGGCCAGCGAACCAAATGGTGATCGGGTGCGAACGCCGCTTATCCTTTTCGACGGGGTCTGCAATCTGTGCAACGGCTGGGTGAGATTCATTATCCGCCGCGATCCGAACGGAATTTTCCACTTCGCCGCCCAGCAGACACCCACCGGCCAGGCCCTAGTCCCGGATTACATGAGAAACACTAGCGATTTGCCCAGCGTGATTTTAATCGACGATAGCGCGATTTACGCGGAGTCTGATGCCGTCCTCGAGATCTTTCGTCGGCTTGCTCCGCCCTGGTCCTGGATCGCCTTCCTACGGATCATTCCGCGGCGAGTTCGTGACGCGTGTTACCACTTCGTCGCACGCCATCGTTACCGATGGTTCGGGCGAACCGA
This region includes:
- a CDS encoding sigma 54-interacting transcriptional regulator; the protein is MTIEPLKNEAERLRALRRYQILDTPPEPAFDRIAEMAANFFHVPMAGVSLVDEDRVWFKSRVGIDFDQTARDAGLCSSAMLSQGVYYLNDAAHDERALGHSFVLDLGIRFYAAAPLRSLDGFNLGTVWVLDQKPRELAAGEAEMLRALAALATNQMELRLYAQDVARLERVQRTIAEGVEAEIGDRFFSSLARSLAQALEVGYAFVTRLSDDGTRFKILAMWERDHFGSNGELPLKGTPCESVLHGEVAHYSDDLRARFPNDGLVQRWGAQSYSGVPVLDARGRVFGHVAIFDDKPMPDGPRGIDVMRIFAARVRAEVERLRIESALRESNQRLAFSEEQFRDLFEEAPIAYVHQAVDTRILRANHTAMEILGVKPDEIVGLLGTSFFPDTPEAQRRLHEALPLLASGTDEKGVVLELRRRDDGRPLWVRWWCKPEPTGTYTRSMFMDITERVLMEQEKARLEAQNTYLLDEIRAEQNFGDIVGGSSGLKKVTEQVGLVAPTDATVLITGESGTGKELVARAIHERSARSEHPLVKLNCSAVPEGLFESEFFGHVKGAFTGALKDKPGRFELANGGTLFLDEIGEVPLAMQAKLLRVLQEQELERVGDTRTRKVNVRVIAASNRDLKKEVDEARFRRDLFYRLSVFPIEVPPLRDRLKDIGRLAAHFIRQSTRRMNRPEPQLTKTALDQLASYDWPGNVRELQNTIERAIILWSEGPLTFDLPSARTSKPTEGQEKPLTKASLPTRDELKRQEREAIINALKQTNGKVSGPGGAAELLGMKPTTLASRISALDVDRRKLN